In Tripterygium wilfordii isolate XIE 37 chromosome 17, ASM1340144v1, whole genome shotgun sequence, the genomic window CCTAAATTTCGGAGCTCTGAATATCAACGCACCAGAAGAATGCAGTCCAGGCATTCGATTAAAGAATAACTAATCGATCTTACTAATGCAATGAATGAATTAACAATAATATCTGCTCACGGATAagattagggttagggtttggtGACGTATTGGGCGAGAGAAAGGGCTGCGGGAGGGTATAGAGTGCGAATGGCGCAGGAAAGTAAGGCCCCCAAACAACAACGTGAACAAAACACCGCAGGCGCATTTTAGCTGCATTACGCGCGTACAATGTTCTACACCCGTATATTATCATCATGGGCCTGACAGGCCCATTCAGGCTTCAGCCCGGCCCAacttttttatgggttttgccATGATTAATAACCGATAAGGACATCATACAAACTACACTTGTTTCTAAAACCCAATATTCAATACGAACTTAAACTCGAGAATACATTTGTTTCTTAAACCCAATATTACATATGATTGacttctttttcctttcttatACATAACTTGAACTCAATCCGTCGCGTAACATTTTTTGTCTTCACTGAGTAAAAAATATTCGTGCACAAAACTTCTACAATAGACGGACTAACTTGAACTCAATCCGTCAcgtaacattttttttcttcactgaGTAAAAAATATCCGTGCACAGAGCTTCTACAATAGACGGACTAACTTGAACTCAATCCGTCGcgtaacattttttttcttcactgaGGAAAAAATATCCGTGCACAAAGCTTCTACAATAGACGGACGGAGTTAAGAACATACAAGATGTACGCAGCAGACCTTGCTTCACCCACCTTAATGTTCTATAATCCGGTTTGTCCTGTATGATAAGGAGAGGAAGTTTGAATGTGCGGCCAGATATCAAAGCAAAGGAACAAGGAAAACCCTAATTGGTTCTGAGTTCCTGCTCTGCTGATCTCCCAACATAAAGCTCATTTTCAtgaatgcacaaaacttcagTAATAAATAaactttcaaaattttattatgaCAACTTGAACAAATGTTTATTCTACAGTACCAGTATTACAGTTTGTGAGGCAGGGTTAAGAAAATGAGGTCGATTTTATTCGTCGTAAACTTTGTTTACAGTAGGTAATGTGAGTCTAACCGGCATGGGAACTGACTGCCTCACTCGAACCTGAAACAATAGACAATACAACCGTATGGATCATTACTAGTCATTTGAACATAACTCTTGAAAATCATATCACCAGactaatatcaaaaaaattatgttttctCAAGGAAAACAATGAAAGAAGAAACTTACCCCTTAGGCAAAGAGTGCTCATGGATTGTATATACATACAACAATAATCCCCCTGCTATAGAGTCAAGGAGAGAAAAATGGTTAAGAGGTTAATATAACAGAGCAgcgtatattatatattattcacAGTTCTTCAAACTCAACCAACCTGTAATGAAAATAAGCGCAGCGCCTTGGCAGTTGGATCAACATGACTATAACAACAAATCAATTTTCagctgtctatatatatatatatatatatatatctaacctTTTCCTGCTTGTCTCTATAAACCACAAAGAATAGGATTTAAGCCGGATAATACAACCTGCACAAATACAGAGAAATCAAGATTGAAATAAAAGTAAGACAAggagaaacaaaagcaaaaggaTCAATAAAAGACTCGGAGTGAAGAAAGATGCTAGATAGTGAGAATAGCATGGAAGCAAACCTGAGACTGCCGTCCAGTATGTTTTACTGATACAAAGGGACGAAAGAAAGATAACGGTCTGAGTAGCCTGTAAAGCAAGATCGAAAAGCTGAGGCAAATAACTGGTGGTTTTCCCCTCCAAAAGACGTCTCAGAGAAATCATTAGGTGACATATTAGAGGGACATAAGGACTCAATGTCTCAGTGATGGCAACCTTTGTATCTGAACTTTAACACAACACATTTTCACCTGATTCTCTGTACACATTTACGTCTTCAACCAGTCTCCAGTTTGACTATAAATCTGACTATTTGTACAAAGCACAATATTATTCTTCAGaaacattatgaacaccaagCACCAATCTTGATATGGGTTCAGAAATGCTGGTCCTCTCTCATGTCAGAAAGGAATCAGAAACCACAGAAATGATAAGCTGAAAATTCGGATTTATCCTGTACTGTCTGCACATGGGTACAGATCTCATCGAGTTTTTGTGCAAAAGAGCTACTAACAGAAGTTGTGCAGCCGAAAAAATTCAGCTCAGCCTTCTTTCCTCCTCAGAGTCTTGATACCCAAGGATAAaccaaccaaaatcaaaattttcttcataAGGATAACAGAGTACCCACAAACACTGGGACTCTACGGGCTGATGGTGTCCACTGCAAGTCGTACCAGATGTAGGAATCCCTCTACATCTCGAAAGTTAAAATCAAGAGCCCTTTTAATTGAACAAATGCCCTCTTTGTATTGACCTCCTGCCAAGCTTACATTTGCAGCTTCAAAAGCAATCTGTGATTTTCTAGTGGCTTCCATAGCAAAAATTGCATCCTGAGCCTGCAAGTCATCCCATTTGGTAAACTATTAGGCACATATAAATCACATGGAGAGCCATAGATGTGATTAGCACAAGTTGAATACAGCTCAACATGCCAGCAGAAACATGTTTTGCAGAAACAGAATGCAAATTTAAGTATAATTTTAGTCCATCAATAGCCTTGGCTTTATAGCCAAGACCACACAACAGCCTTTACATGCTTGACATATGCTTGTGATGGTTGTTTATGAGTGATACTGGTTTGCAATGTATGCATGTAGCAAGTTGCAAACACAATGTGCCACGTTGGGGGCATATTATAGGGAAAGTTGAAGTATGTTAGTATATCCATCCTTTCCTCAAAGCTTCTCAGTTGCAACTCTGGATCAACCAAAACATAGTCCTATCGTCTACTTTGTCATAGTTGTTCTGGGAGCTAAATTCATTTCTGATAGAATTTCTGAAACAGGACAGCATACAAGCAATAACATGAAGAAGTTTGCAAGGATAATAAATTAACTTACAAAATCAAGCAAGTTCACAAAATGTGAACGGTTTCGAGCAGCAATGACAGGATTTCCAGCACATTGAGGAGGGCTTACACCTTTGGGTAAAGGAACCTTATCCACTGTTAGCTGGTTCAAGTTATCAATGTCCGAAGCAGAAGACGAAGGTGACCcacctaatgaaatgttaaaAAGAATATCATGTATTTCCAAAAGACAGATAAATTATCATTTATTGTTAGCACTACAGAACAACAAGCATAATATCCCAACCAAGCCAACTGCTAAAAGACTAAAGAAATTTCAAGTGTTCAGAGTTTTCTGAGTGTGGAGTGCATCTTCTACTCATTATTAGGCTTTGAACCTCAAAAAATGTGCAAGAGCAGATGCAGTTTGCCAATTATTCACCCTTAAGCAACAGCCCAAGTTCCGGTTAAACGCTAGACAGTATAAGGAAGTAACAGGCAAAGTTTCAACCATAAAGTAAATAATCATAACTCCAAATCATAAATTATTCTAGATAACTGGCGGACCTATTTGTAGAGCTGTCTGCAACTCACGCCGAACTTTGTTTGCACTGGTATGTTTGGAATAAATTACCCTGAAGTATGCCACCTCCATGCATTTGTATGCCAATGCAGCATTAGCCATGTCTTTGCATTTTTCATATTCAtgtgcacaaaaactgaaatgcagataaaatatgaaaattttagtgAGAACAAACTAAAAGAACTCGAGGGCTGAAAACAATACTCAAAAGATCTCAATCAGATTAAGAGACGTGAAATCACCCACAATGGAAGCAAAAggggaagaaaacaaagaaaaggaaaaggaaaaagatgGCCATATTAATCTTGATAACACTTATTATTTCTGGGATTTAAATTTGTGTCCTAAAGTACAAAGCAAAAGGCATAGAGGAATAGAACACCCCTGAGACCTCTATTGTATCAAACTCACAACTAGAATGTCACTTTTCCGTAGAAGGCCTCCGTAAGCAGTTACGTAAATACAAAAGTAGAAGGGCAAGAACAGGTAAAACACCATCCACTCCTTACTTTATCATCAAAGTCACACGAACTAAAAGTGATTCCCATCTTGAAAAAATACCTAACTATGCCGTTTCTCCAACATGAATTTCTTAGAGAATCAGCGAGTTTAAacataaagcatcaaacttcCCCAGAGACAATGCAATGTATCACCAATATATGACAAACATCCTTTGCTCAGTGAAATAAatccaaaaccaaagagaaaGAACATGTTGATACGTGAATTGGAGTTTTCACAAATGAACTGatgtattttgatttttgacttACTCGCAGAGTTTTGCGGTGCTACCATAAATTTGCATCGACTGACTCTCTCCATGCTTGCTTTCACCAGCACTACATTCAAATAGAGAGGCACCCTGAAGAAACTTGAGAACTGCCTGAAAGTACAGCCCTGTACTCTCTCTACTGGAACCAGAATTCTGCAACAGAGAAATCTAATTAAGAATTAGGGCACATAGAAAAGCAAGAGACAGACTAACAATCAGTGACAACCATCAGGCGATCTGCCATGTGCTTTAAATTTTTCGCCTCTTTGATAAGGTTAGCTGCAGCATGACCGGAGGAATCCCTTCTGACTGGACTTGGGGCATCAGGATCCCCAACCTTTTGCCCATTTGCAGTGGAATGTCTTGGGATAATCTGCTGAAACCTACTCTGATGATCCAGATTTCTCAAATGTCTAGGGGCCTTCAATGCATTTTCCCCTTCAGAGGCTTCTAATGGCAAATTGTTTGCTCCGTTTCCATTTTGGGACCCCGAATCTGGCACAGATAATCCAGATATTGCCCCATTTTGAACTCGTTCAGAGGGTTCTGCTGAAAGTGACTTCCCCCGCCCACAGACTTTCTCCACTTTATCAGCATCATGAGACTGGATTCTCATTGAAGATCGATCTCCATTGCAGTTTTGCAGCAGACACTGCTTTGGTGTAGAAGTTTGATCCTGGCTGCGAACAGCATCTAATTTGATGTATGCAGCATCATTTCCGCCGAAATTCAAGTGACTCTCTCTTTTGCCACTGTCACTTAACGATTTTCGGGAAGAGTCTTTACCAAGATATCTATCTCCactttcatcaaagtcaaccccTAACTTATCCTGAGGTTTGATTTTATGCCTAAGTTTTACTTTAGAGGAAGTTTGATGATCTTGCAATGCATCAGCAGGACCAGCAAGCTTGATATTGTCTACCCCAAACTTGGAATTAGAATTCTGGTTCTTATCCTTAAAATGCAAAGACAAACCTTCTCTAGACTTCCTAGGGTCAGATCCATTAGCACGACAATTACTTTTATTCCGTCTTTCCTCATTAAGGTCTTGGTCCAAAGTCGTTGGTTTTCTGTGATATCGAGAATTTTGGTCTAGCTGATTAGCATCACCATTTGTAAAGTGGTGGTTTGCAATATCAGAAGAGGGTGCAGTATGTGCTTCACCTTCAACACCAGATAAGTGGCTCAAGCCCTTGTCCGGAAAATCTGGCACAAAGGACTCATGAGAACCATGATGCGCCATTTCAGAGCGTTTCTCCTTCCTCGCTTTCCCTAATCGATTACCCTCACCTTCATTTTCACCATCTAAGCATCTTCTTGGATTACTTACACCAAAATGATCAGCATTGCAAGAGTCATCTTTCACAATGAGACACTTTTTGGCTGACATGAACTTATCTGGATTCTCAACTCTCATTGGAGAATATGAAACTGATTCCACAGGTGAGCCCCTTGCTTCATGGAAGCTGGCTTTACTTTTAGTGGAAACGGAAACCTCAGAAGAGCTTGAAGTAGCAGCTGCAGAAGGTTGTATGTGTCCAGAATCCCTTTTCATAGAATGCATACCTTCCAAGCTCCGCTGAGACAGATTGCTCCCTGGATCTAGCCTCATTTGCTGGCTTTTTGTGTGACTGCCTCTTTTGTCTGTTCTACCGTTGCCTTTACTTGCAATAGACTGTTTTTCCTCAGACTTGGATACACGGGCCTTCTTTGACCCTGGATAAATCTCAGAGTCCTGAGTTTCCTTCATTCTCCTCTTTTTCATCGTGATGTCTCTAGCTTCACTGTTTTCCACACGCATGGACCCATTATCCAAGGATGCCACATCTTGGTCTTTTGGTTGTTTAACAGAAAATTGTAGCCTGTCCTTTTTATCACATTTTAAGTCCTTAGAAGAAGAGTGTTCATTGTATCTAGGCCGATCCTTCCCAGTTGAAATAATATGTGAACCAGTGCCTGAACTATGGCCCACCTTCCCCACACCCTCACCATGATCAGACATCCAATCTTCATCTGTACAATGCAAACTCTCAGTCCTGATTTTCTTTGATGCTGTTAAACCATTAAGATCGGAATCTCTTCTGCTTTTTAACTTAGAACCCTTGGTAATACCTGTTTACACATTTtaccaaagatgtgaatagcaTAGTTTAAGATAAGGGAGTTTCACAAGCACGACTAAAGTCTGATTTATTGCAATACCTCCAGTGGAGTTGTTCTCATGTACTATGTGCTTCTCTATTTGCTTATGTTTATGCCTCTCTGGTGTGAACTCACTTTGCCTGCTTAGCTGCGGAAAATAAGGTTCGCTTACCCCAGGAGACGGATTATTATCATTTAAGCTTCCATTTCTGACAGATGTCTGCACGTTCTTCTTCACAGAATTTGAGGACCGAAAGGTACCAGCTTTACCTGCTGCATTTGATATTTCTTTTGGACCATGCTTCTTCTTGCCACCACCAGCAGCCATGGCATGAATACCAAATCTCAAGTCATTTTGCTTGGGATTCAGAGCATCGGCAAAGATGCCTTTCAATACAGCCCCACCAGGATTACTTTGAACATTTTTTTGAGTATCTAGAACAGGGACTTGGTGGGATGCAAGAACGGCATTTGTTGTTTCGTCCTGGCTGAAACTACATCGGTTCATTCCAggcctaaaaaaaatttaagatacATCAAACTTCAgatgttgagagagagagagagagagagagagagagagagggagggaggcaGAAGCATTCATATGAATCTTTTCAACGATATGGCAAACTACAAACTTGGGAGGTTTCAGCATGATATAAATTACTGAAAAGTCTGAAATGCAATTTTTAAGGGAATAACTTACAGCCAGTCAAGCATGCTACACAGCCACTTCTCTGGTAGGTCATTAGGATTTGTACCAAGTGGAAGAAGCCGCCATTTCTGACATTTGTCGCAACAGACCCAACTATCCTCAGAGGCAGCTGCTGCAGAAGCTGCATCATAAAAAGGTCCATTTCCAGGGCGAGAAGCAACATTTGAAGCTGCTGCATCTGATGTAGCAGCCTTATCCATTTTCTTACCACTTGAACTCTGTTTTAAAGCATTGCTACTAAAATATGCACTTTTATCAACGACCATAGCATCCCGCAGCCTTTCTTCACCAAGCATTTCCGGCGAACttaattgtttttcttctttttctaattCTAACGTGTCACCAAAAATCTCTCTATAGGTATCTTCAGCCTTTTCAGTAGTTTTTGGTAGTTTTGAATTTTCATATTCTTTTTTAGTTGCAAAACCATCATGAGAATCCTTACTATATTTTGGCACCAAAGAAGTGCAAACCCTAGAGCTATCTTTTGACACATCTGCATCTAGGATATTATGGCTTTTgctcaccttcactttcttttttcctccagaAGATGGTTGCTCCTTGTTAGGAGGTAACTGCATAATTTCTTCTCCCTGGGAAACAACTTGTTGGTAGGCCTTTTTCTTAGGAAGTTCCACATTCCCTCCCTTGGGAAAATTTGAGTCAGTCTGGACAAAGTTGCGTGGTTTTCTTCCTTCCAGGTCCTTCCTTGGGTAGCCTGAACCTTCATCAAGAAAACTAACATTTCTGTCTTCCTGAACTTGAACTGGATCAGATTTCCCAACCCACTCATCCTCTTGGGCGAAAATTGGCCCCAAAGGTTCATCTTTCGTGCAATCAGAGGAGACCTTTCCCCTCCTTATACCCTTGCAAGCATCTTCAGACATATCAGACACCCTACCCACTTTTGATGAGTCACCAACTGTTGTATGTGAATTAGACAGGAGTGGAAGCTTTAAGGTACTAGAAATAAGCTCTGAAGCCAATGTGTCAAGGTCTGCCTCATTTCttgacaaagcatcaatggtaTTCTCAGCATCTCCACTAATGCCAACATTAAATTCTGTTTTTGTAGAAAAATCATTATTCTCTAACGatattgttttcttctctcctGACACTTTCCCATCACCCCTCGAAGAATGAGCCACACCCAGTTTAGTCTTGGAACTATTTGGACCAACCATTCGAACAGGCATCGATCCACAGTTTTCTTTCAAGTGCGTTAGAGCATCGGGAAGAGGTGATAACAATAAACCTCCAAGCACAGGAAAAGAAGTCATGATCTGATCATGCAAGGAAATCAACTCCAATTAGTTTATGCacaatagaaaaaataaataaaaatattcaaattgCAATTCACCTGTAAGATGCTTGTCGGAGATTCAAAAGGTGCCTCAAGATACTCATGAGACATCCCTTCACTTTCCGAAGGACTCTCACCAAGTGATGAAGATGGCGACCCATCAAGGCCAAGACCACTGTATATTTCAGTATTCTTTCCAGTCAACAAGTTATCAGAACCCACTCTGATTCGGAAAGTCAGTTGTTTCTCTGGAAAATTAGAAGATTTCCTGTTTGCAGATTCATGTGCAGCAGTAAAACTTTCAGAACAATGAGTGGGTGGGTGTACGTCTTGATTAAACATATCATGACTGGAGGACGCCTTCAGTGAAGGCAATGACGAGCCATTACGAGAAGCAGATCCAACACTCAATGACTGAGTCATGGTTGACAATGCTGTGGACTCACAATGGACACCCTGTACAAAACTTTCAATGAGTGGTTGACAAAACCAGAATTACCAAATCACCCAACATCTGATGAAAGGTTTTTCCATGATATTTAATGGGTGTATTAATATGTTCTATTCTACAAATACGTACCGCTTGATGCAAGTTGTTTGGTGAAATAGGTGCATTGTAGGTCTGAACTTTTGGTGGAGTCCTAGGACGACACCAAACAGGAGACCGCTGATAAGAAGGTAGAAATGAACCATAGCCACCAAATTTTGCCCCTATAGGTATGTAACATTCCAAAATTAACAGTGTAATTACTTTAGATGAATTCGTTGTGGCTCTTTGGGCTTGCTACAACCACACCGCAAAAAAATCCACTTACCCAAATTCTCAGCAGAAACTCCACCTTCAAAATCTTTCTGAAAGTGTCCCAAAACATCTTGAAGCTTTTCATCCTTCAAGGtagtaaatatattaatattaaaaatgaGTAAAAGGTACTAGTACAAATAGATGAAGTTATATGAGAAATAAAGGGGGTAATAACTTAGGGCTTAGAATCACCGAATGGGTACATCTTActcttaattttaataaaaagtgaATGGAGAATCTTGAGTTCCGCATTTCAGATTCAGAAAATGAAACTTTTGTAAGACTCTTCCATTATCAAATGTCGTGAGAACTAAGTGGAAACACTGTTGCTGTAGTGGCATGCAATGTTTTCAAAGACCTTTAGACGCTCCACATTATCGTGAATGCAGCGCTAACCAAGGACTAATTAGGACGTATGGATATTTCCCCCGCAGGAAAAAGAAAGTAGTTCTTTGCATtgcttgaaaattttcatcaatGATTACAGCTTCCAAAATCAgcagaacaaaaacaaatttccCATAATTTGGCGGCTATCTCAAACCATATCGCCACTTTTA contains:
- the LOC119982023 gene encoding cysteine-tryptophan domain-containing zinc finger protein 7-like, producing the protein MISLGTRNARKGLELEFGGGVKRNMEESELEEGEACSYNNNNDDYNTIMDPDIDLSYIDEKLQDVLGHFQKDFEGGVSAENLGAKFGGYGSFLPSYQRSPVWCRPRTPPKVQTYNAPISPNNLHQAGVHCESTALSTMTQSLSVGSASRNGSSLPSLKASSSHDMFNQDVHPPTHCSESFTAAHESANRKSSNFPEKQLTFRIRVGSDNLLTGKNTEIYSGLGLDGSPSSSLGESPSESEGMSHEYLEAPFESPTSILQIMTSFPVLGGLLLSPLPDALTHLKENCGSMPVRMVGPNSSKTKLGVAHSSRGDGKVSGEKKTISLENNDFSTKTEFNVGISGDAENTIDALSRNEADLDTLASELISSTLKLPLLSNSHTTVGDSSKVGRVSDMSEDACKGIRRGKVSSDCTKDEPLGPIFAQEDEWVGKSDPVQVQEDRNVSFLDEGSGYPRKDLEGRKPRNFVQTDSNFPKGGNVELPKKKAYQQVVSQGEEIMQLPPNKEQPSSGGKKKVKVSKSHNILDADVSKDSSRVCTSLVPKYSKDSHDGFATKKEYENSKLPKTTEKAEDTYREIFGDTLELEKEEKQLSSPEMLGEERLRDAMVVDKSAYFSSNALKQSSSGKKMDKAATSDAAASNVASRPGNGPFYDAASAAAASEDSWVCCDKCQKWRLLPLGTNPNDLPEKWLCSMLDWLPGMNRCSFSQDETTNAVLASHQVPVLDTQKNVQSNPGGAVLKGIFADALNPKQNDLRFGIHAMAAGGGKKKHGPKEISNAAGKAGTFRSSNSVKKNVQTSVRNGSLNDNNPSPGVSEPYFPQLSRQSEFTPERHKHKQIEKHIVHENNSTGGITKGSKLKSRRDSDLNGLTASKKIRTESLHCTDEDWMSDHGEGVGKVGHSSGTGSHIISTGKDRPRYNEHSSSKDLKCDKKDRLQFSVKQPKDQDVASLDNGSMRVENSEARDITMKKRRMKETQDSEIYPGSKKARVSKSEEKQSIASKGNGRTDKRGSHTKSQQMRLDPGSNLSQRSLEGMHSMKRDSGHIQPSAAATSSSSEVSVSTKSKASFHEARGSPVESVSYSPMRVENPDKFMSAKKCLIVKDDSCNADHFGVSNPRRCLDGENEGEGNRLGKARKEKRSEMAHHGSHESFVPDFPDKGLSHLSGVEGEAHTAPSSDIANHHFTNGDANQLDQNSRYHRKPTTLDQDLNEERRNKSNCRANGSDPRKSREGLSLHFKDKNQNSNSKFGVDNIKLAGPADALQDHQTSSKVKLRHKIKPQDKLGVDFDESGDRYLGKDSSRKSLSDSGKRESHLNFGGNDAAYIKLDAVRSQDQTSTPKQCLLQNCNGDRSSMRIQSHDADKVEKVCGRGKSLSAEPSERVQNGAISGLSVPDSGSQNGNGANNLPLEASEGENALKAPRHLRNLDHQSRFQQIIPRHSTANGQKVGDPDAPSPVRRDSSGHAAANLIKEAKNLKHMADRLMNSGSSRESTGLYFQAVLKFLQGASLFECSAGESKHGESQSMQIYGSTAKLCDFCAHEYEKCKDMANAALAYKCMEVAYFRVIYSKHTSANKVRRELQTALQIGGSPSSSASDIDNLNQLTVDKVPLPKGVSPPQCAGNPVIAARNRSHFVNLLDFAQDAIFAMEATRKSQIAFEAANVSLAGGQYKEGICSIKRALDFNFRDVEGFLHLVRLAVDTISP